The sequence GCCCCGCCGGCCGTCGGCATCGCCCGCTCCCCGGCGTGAGTATGGGGGAGACCgggacacacctgggggagCCCGGTTATCAGCCACGATGGGGACCAGGACACACCGGCGGTAGCCCTCAGCCGGTGTGCTGTGTCCGGGATCAACATCCCATCCCGAGTGCTACCATGTGGCTGGGAGGATGGTGCTGTCCAAACCTCCGGGAAGGGCCGCGTGGGAGAGCCGTGTCCGCGCTTCTGTGGGGGGATCAGACCGGGGAGCCCAGCCTGCTTCACACCTCACTCTGCTCTGTTCCGCAGTCTGGAGCAGCTGATCTCGCCTCCGGCTTTCCCggccaccagcagccctgaccCGTGTGCGAAGGAGACTGTGCTGAATGCCatcagggagagcaggaaaagggctgtggaggaagaggaggaagaggaccAGACTTTTGGGAATGATCAGGAGAGCAAGAGAAGGTAAAAAGGCAGCAATTTAAGTTGCAGCCAGTGCGTTGGGAAGGTCACAAATGGGATTCTTGCTTCAAAGGTGATGAATGGGATGTGTCCCAGAGCGTGCCAGGCCCCATGAGACTTGGAGTCAGGGCTGGAAAAGTACTGTGAGAAGTGAACTGCGGAGAGGAAGCACACCCCATCCATCACCCGGCCCTTGGTGCTGCATCCAAAAGTCCTCCAAGGTTTTGAGGTCAAAGGAATGTGGTTTAGGTGTGGGTCCAGTGTGTtcccctgcctggctgggaTGTGTTGTGGGAAGTGGCTTCTCACGGAGGCTTGTAGACTGGGAAAGCATGGTGGGAAGTGTTGGTATCTGCCGTGGGCTCCGTCCTTCCGTCAGCCCTGGGCTCCCAGGAGAGACGGGATTACCGGGTGGAAGCATTGCATTTGGAGAGCTCCGTGCGCTTCCCTTGGGAGCTGATCTAGCAGAAGGAGGTGAAACAAGAGAGTAAACgaggcactgctgcttttgttaCTCAAGGCCAGCAACTTCCATCCCTGCTTTCAGAGGAGGGAGAGTGCTGTGTTTTCGCCAGTGTTCTaggaaggacaaggagtaaATCCTGAGAGCCATGGTCTGCCAAAGCCTTTCCAACTacccaggcacagcactgccttGCCATCCCATCCTCCtgtttttcatagaatcataggatgatttgggttggaagggaccttaaagctcatccaatGAGCTACCCCTTATCGTGGAAAGGGACACTCttcactacaccaggttgcaccaagccctgtccagcctggccttgaacacttccagggatgaggtaGCCACAggttttctgggcaacctgtgccaggtcCTCACCACTCTgagggaagaatttattttgtatatccaatctaaattaCCGTGCTTTCACTTtgcagcctttcccccttgtcctatcactgcacTTCTTGATGCAGtgcctctccagctttcttgcaGGCTCCTCCAGATCCTGAAAGGCTGCTGAgatctccacacaaccttcttcaggctgaacagcccctgATGTCTCAGCCTGTTTCCATAGGGaaggtgctccagtccccttAGCAAATTTGTAGTTCtcttctggacttgctccaacagttgCTTCATCCTTCCTAGTTGTGGCCATGGAGGCTGTTCcatctgggctgggctggggagctgAGACAATGCTTGGGCAGTGCTTGGGGCATTGTCCTgcaccagggctgctgctggaggtgacccagggagcagagcagggtaAAGCAGAGCACACCATCCTCCTCCAGCACTGAGTTCCTGTCTCTGAACACTTGGCTCACTGGATCTGAGCCCCACAAGAGCCAATCAGGGTGACGACAGAATGGGTACACAGACAGGATCAGCTCAGGGTATTAttctttaaactttttttaatgtggcaATACATAGCTCTGCCACAAAAGCCAGTTTTGAAGTCATTGATGTCTGGCAAGTGTGAGGAATGCTTGTAGGTAGAAAATTCCGTGTACTTGGTGGACAGAAAGGAGCTGTGTCAGCTGGAGAGTGTGGAATCACCTGTGCCTTGGGGTCAGCATGCTCTGGGCTTGAGGGGAGCTCCTGGCCAAGTGACAGGGCTGTCCTACACCTCCAGCTCCATTTCACAGCAGGGAACACAACATGTCTTCTGTGATTTTGACACTTCAGATCCTCATGAAATCATAGTGGGAAGGGGAGTTCAGTTTTTGACTTGAACCGTCCAGGACACTGGTTAGGAAGAGCTCGGAGGTGGGAGTTTCAGAGCTCGGGTCTGTTCAGAAGGACTCAGCAGCTCATTTCTGGAAGTATTTTGGCCTATAGTAATGGATTTAAGCgaagatttgtattttttttcttacaccaAACTACTGtgcccaggaggcagctgggggAGTTCCTGGTGTTTGGGGTGAGAGTCAGTGAGGACAGGCCCACAGAGAAAATCTGCAGCAGGGTGTAGATGGGGGAAAGCTCTGTCCTAGGCATTTTgtgctaggaaaaaaacaagatttGATCTCTCTCTGGGTGCTCagcctgcctttccccaggCTGGAAGAGCCTTCCACGCTGTCATAGGCTTTCACCTTCTCTTTCCACAGGCGCCACGACAGCAGTGGAAGTGGGCAGTCAGCGTTTGAGCCACTGGTAGCCAATGGTGCCCCTGCCTCTCTCATACCCAAGTAAGTGCCCAATGGGCcaaaagcagctcctgggacGGGAGGGAGAAAATGTCTGTGGGATCTGGAAAAGGGGGTTTGGATTTTGCTTGCAGAGCCTGGCTTTGGGGCAGAGCAAGGGAGGCTGTGGTTGTGCCCTTCAGTTTGTCACCCtgtgacagcagggctgtgctgctgctgagggtcGTTTCTAAGCCCTGTGCTGTAAGAAGGAGCAAGATTGCCTTCCTCCACCTGCCCTGCATGGAAGGGACTGGTGGGCAGGAGCGGTGAGGGGCAAATCAGACCTTCATCCCCCTCCAGGCCGGGCTCTCTGAAGAGGGGCCTCATCTCGCACTGCCCCGATGACTGCTCCAACAAGAGGTCTCGCACCTCCTCCATGAGTTCCCTCAACAACACCTATGCTGGTGGGATCCCCAGCTCCATCCGCAACGCCATTGCCAGCTCCTACAGCTCCAGCCGGGGCCTCGCACAGGTAGGGACACAGTAGCTTGACATTCTTTTGGGATCACCCATGTaatcccagctctgggctcGTGAGGAGACTGGTGTGGCTGGAGGCCTAGACCCAGTGTGGCTCAGGCTGGCAGTCTCACCACCCTGGGGATCAGGTGGGCTGTGGGCCATGGGCCAAGCAGCAATTATGTGGTTTTTGGCGGAATCTCAGGCTGAGCTGTACTGCTGCTTTTACACCAAACCAAGAACACGactgttttcccctccctcctcctccttgcccAGTCTGCTAGACTGGATAGATCcaggtaaaggaaaaaaaaaaatggttttgctgTGCTGACATCCTTTCAGCTGGAGTCAGCAGTGTGGGAGCCGTGTGTTCCCACTCTGACCCAGATGCCAGCTGCTGGCTATGATGGAGCACTGCTTGTGGCCTGGCTGGGCTTGCAGACATGCAAGGGACACATAGACATGGCCAGTGGAGCTCTGTCTGTGTGGGGAAAGGTTTGCTCCAGGCGGTGAGAGGGAGGGGTttgctggggctgcagagagTCTGACCCTTGCATTGGGATCCATGTGCTTTGAATTCCTGGCAAGGAGGTCCTGGCTCCCGCCAGAGCAGCCCTACACACAAGGGTGTCCAAAGCAGCTGGGTGGCCTCTGCCTGTGTCACATGAAGGCTGGCCCAGCAGTGTCCTCCCTCCCTGTGCTCAGCCAGGGCTGTAAAGGCCCTGGAGGCTGCTTGTTCCCCATGTGGATTCAGCTTGGGGTGGCCAGACTTTGTGCTCCCTAAAATGTGGAGGGAGATAAGTGGTGGTGAAGCAGGAGAGGCTCTCAGCTCATTGGGCTCAATAGCTATGGCCCTAGGCAATGGGGCTTAGTGTGAgtgagcagggaggagaggggctgTGCTCTCTGCCAGCCCCACGCCAAGTTACTGCTGGTATCTCTCTGCGTTCCAGCTGTGGAAGAGAAGTGGTGTGAGCGTCTCCCCACTGTCCAGCCCAGCGTCCTCCCGCCCCCAGACACCGGAGTGGCCTCTCAAGAAAGCCAGGTAACCAGCCAGTCACCTGGTGAGTGCCTGCTCACTGATGGCCAGCCGGCAAGAGAGCAGTCCTTCCCAGCCATCCTAGCATGCAAGTCCCACTTTCCACTGGAGCTGGGACAGTCCAGGCCCCTCTCCCAGACATAACGATCAGGAGACCCACTTGTGTCAATTGGTCTCCCGGCCACCTTGTCATGCTGTGGCACGTCCAAGCTGTGCCACCCCGGCCCGCTCCCAAGCCGGGTCAGAGACTTACGGGCACAGGTTGCAGCAGTGGCGATGGTGCCTCGTGGCATTGGCATGGCCTGAGTTGCTGGTTGCTGGATCATTGGGAAGAGACAGGCCCTGATTTTTGCCATCTCAAAGTCAAATCacagtatttgtattttaatgccTGCCTTGGAGCACAGCCTGTGTTCTCCTCTTTGCCAAGTCAGAGAGGCCTGAGCTTATGTCAGAACTAAAACTGACACAACCACCTTGGTGGGCCCAACCTGTGAGGGGCAGTGACTCCCATCTGAGGACCCCAGCTACTCTCCTGAGGCTGACTCGTCTTGCAGAGGGTGCACAGGCTCAGCCAAGCTGAGTCTGGAGCAGGAAGCAACTcctctgcctggagctgggcaaAGCTTTTGTCCTGAGATCTGTTCACAGGAGGCAAATAAACACACCAGGGATCCTCGTGCGAATCTTCAGCATGTTCAGTCTcatcctgctccctggggacagggctgagCCCAGGGTTGGCCCTAACTGTCTCTCCTGCTTACACAGGGAAGAAGAGTCACTTCGTTCCAATGCTTCCACCCCAGTGAAGTCAGACAAGGAGCTGCAGACAGAGAAAGGTAAGTGTAGGTGTGCCCCGACACTGCACCCAGGTTGGATGGGTTACCAGTGCAAGCAAGAGAGCAGGACAGGAGGTAGCTGAGGTCTGCAGTGGGAATGGTTTGAGAGATCACCTGGAAACTTGGCATGTGCTGCTCCCAAGGCAGTGGCACTTCTGCTGGCCTCAGTGACTGCTCTAGTGGGATTTCCAAGTGATAAGGGGATGCTGACAGTGTTGGGGTGCTAGCAGATGCCTGGGAGGTGGCTTGCAAGGGGGaactccagctcccagcccagcacggGTCAGGTGTCAGCCTTAGTCCACAACCTGCTGTGGCATGAATAGCACCCTGACCAAATTCCAGTCTGAGCTTATTCCAATGCTTCCTCAGCTAAAATGGAGAGGAAATCCTCTGTGCCCGTGGCAGGTGGGCCCCCATGATAGGGTGCCAGCTGTGGCATGTGATTTGGGTAGGCAGTGTGTTGGCACCATccatggagctgggagggggccactgccccacagagccccgCCAGCCTCTTGTCACAGACCTCCTGGATGTGGAACTGCTCTTCAGGGCATCACAACCTTGTCCTCAGCTTCAAGCTGTGCCCCTGGCTCTGCCCTCTGAGCGGGGCCACCCAGAGCGGGGCCAGAAGGGACAACCCTGTCACTACAACCAAACACCTCTCTGCCCAGAGCTTGGCCTAACTTGTCTCCTTCTatagtggtggagtcaccagtGTGGAAGAAGCAGAATTCCCTGAGCCCACCATCCGCATCGGGGAGCAGTGGGAAGCGCAAGCGGAAGATCCCGTTGCTATCGTCTCTCCGTGGGGACCAGCTGGTGCTGGTACGTCGCTGTCTCACAGCCCCTCTGGCCCCGCTCTGGCAATAGAATGTGCTCACTGCAatttctgcagggctgggggcacacTGACCTGCCTGCCCTCAGGAAGGAGGCCCCGTCCTTGGCCGAGTGGGAAGTGAcgctctccccagccccagtgtctGGTGGGCTGTGCGTGGTTGTGCTGCCTGCTGCCGGACCAGGTAATGGCCTGGGGAAGGCTTGCCATGCCCTCAGTGCCACGCCGGGGGCCCACCAGAGTTGGGGACCGGAGCTCCGCGGTAGCTGCGGCAGGACCACCTGCTTCACAGGGCTCGCCACGGCCAGTCGCCAGCACACCTTCAGAGAGGCTCTGCCTGCTTCCCTGGGAAGGAGctaagctgctgctgctctctcttggcagcccccgccgcctcaGCTGGGCTACTCCATCACCTCAGAGGACCTGGATGCAGAGAAGaaggcagtgctgcagtggtTCAACAGTGTCTTGGAGGATAAGGCTGGTaaggatgggctgggattgtgGAGGGGTAGGAACAAGCCCAGGTCTGGCAGGGCAGCATGGGCCAAGGAAGCTCCTGGGCCAGTGGTGCCTCGGGTCTGGGGGTGCTCTTGATGCCTTCCAGCTGAGGAGATCTCATGCCATGTGGTGCTGGGTGAGGTTCCCCAGGGCTGTAGGGTGTAGGTGCAgtttccctgcctgctgggaaGCTCTGCTAAGGGTTTGTTCATCACAGCCACTTGTGAGTCCTTATATCTTGCTGTTTCCCTGTAGATGCAGTTCCCAGCACCACTGCAGAGACAGTGCCTGTGTCCAAGCCGCTGGCGTTTGCTGTGACCTCCCCTGGGCCCATGCCTGCctccacagctcctgccccagaCAGCTCCTCACTCCTGGACAGCCTGAAGAAgatgcagagcagccaggctgtaTCCACAGCATCAggtgaggaggagggggagaattGGCACAGTGTAACGCCAGCAGAGTTGGGCAGGTGCAATGGGAACTCCTCGTTACCTCTGCTTGAGGCAGCTGACAAAAccctctgctggcagcagagctggcaggcagggcTTGAGGGGACACCTTTGGGAATGCTGagcccctggtcctgctggaggCTTATGGTAAGCATGGAGGTTTGGGTGTGGTGGGTGCTGCTCCGGGAGCCTTTGCAGCAGTGGGTGGGTACCTGGCAGAAGGGTGAGCTGCTGAAGGTGCCCCCTTGTCCGTAAATAAGCTCTCTCCCCTTTCCAGACTCCACTGGAGCTGTGGCAGCATCCCAACCACCTCCATCAGCTGCACAgccacctgctcctgctgtgtcatTGGAGTCGAGCTCTCTGCCTGCCATCTCTGCTGACACCAAGCCCATGCCTGTGTTGAGCACAcctgcccccagtgccccccctgCCCTGGCGGTGCAACCCCCCAGCAGCCTGGCCCCTCCTGTGTTCACCGAGCTGGGCCAGACCCCCAGCAagcctccctccttcccaaagCCAAGCATCCTGTTTGGGATGCTGAACACCcctccagccagccagccagcagtGACCGTGGCCACTGCCACGCCCACCACAGCCACTGCCACACTCACTGCATCCACTGCTGTGCCCaccacagccactgctgtgcCCACCCCCCCCACTGCCATGCCCACCACAACCCCCATCTTCAAACCCATCTTCGGTGCTGTGCCAAAGAGTGagagcacagcagcctgcaCGGCTGTCACCTCCACTACAGCCACCGTGTCTGCAAGCTCGGGCCCTGCCTCGACGTCCTCCACATCCTCCATATTCAAGCCGATCTTTGGTAGCATCACTGCCGCTTCATCTCCAGCGAAAGTTTCTCCTTTCGCCTTCAAACCCGTGGCACAGCCAGCCTCAGAGCCACCAACTGCCTCCACAGCTACTCTGGCAGGATTCACGGGTCTTCCCAACGTCATCTTCACCACTGCAGCTACAACAGCCACCACCCAGAGTTCCTCCACGGATGCCACCATTAAACCTGTCTTCAGCTTCGGACTGAACCCGCCTGCCTCCACTGGCCCTGCTGCCAGTGTGACTCTCACCACTGCCACCTCCACCAGCACAACACAGCCTTTCCTGTTCGGGGGCctggccagctctgctcccagcacggAAACCAGCTTTGCCACCCCAGGGCCTGTGTTCCAGTTCGGGAAGGCGCCTCCAGCCACAGTCACTGCCACCACCAGTGTCCCAGGAGGCCCTGCCTTTGGCCAGGTACCTTCAAACTCAACAGTTGCTGCCACCACTGTGGGCTTTAGCATATTTGGGAGCACTACACTGACCTCCTCGGCCCCAGCCACCACAGCTCAAGCGCCACTGACATTCGGCTCCTCCGTTTCAGCTTTtggcagctctttcagtgccaGTGCAAAGCCACCGCCACCGTACCCCAGCACTGGGAGCCAGCTCACCTTCAGTACTGGGGCTGCTGACAGCCAGGTGCCCGCCAGCAAGCCTGCTGCTGGCCCCATCAGCTTCACCCCCCAGTTCAGTTTTGGAGCCCCCCCGGCACAGTCAGTGGCTCAGCCAGCATTTGGCAGTGGTGCCCAGCCAGCCTTCGGCACCACCAGTGCCCAGGGCTCCTtcggcaccagcagcacccaggcagcGTTTGGGACCACCACCTCGGTGTTCTCTTTTGGAACAGCCACCTCCACCACATCCAGCTTTGGTTCCACCACCCAGACCACAAGCAGCAGCACCGGTGCCGCCGTCTTTGGCACCACCCCATCTCCATTCACCTTCGGGGCCACCACCCAGTCGGGCCCCTCCACCAGCGCCTTTGGGATGGGTACGCCGGGCCTCAGCAGCGGGTCCCCGGCCGTGGCCTTCAGCTTTGGGGCTGGGCAGAgcggggcagccccagcagcagcgcCGTTCGGCTCATCTCTGCCGCAGAGCGCGCTGGGAGCGCAGGGCCAGAGCACGCCCTTCGCCTTCACCATGACCAGCACTCCCAACAGCAAGCCTGCATTTGGAGGTGAGTCGTCATGGATGGGtcatgttggaagggaccttaaagatcatattgttccatccccctgccatgggcacagacacctttcactatgccaggttgctcagggccctgtccagcctggccttgaacatttccaggatGGGGGTGGGGGCAAACAAGCCATCTTGGGCGTCTCGAGTTGGGCAGTAGTAGTCCTGATGGACCTTGCCAAGCTCCTGGGGTCCACAGTCCTGGTGAGGCCAGTGCCCCTGTTATGCAGAGCTGAGCCTTGCCATACAAAGGGAAGACACTCCCATCACTGCCTGTCAGGATCCTGGCTGTCTGGGGAGGGGAATCCCTAAACTCTGTTCATTGGCCCCTGCAAAGGCAccagcatcccagctctgcccatccAAGTGTCCTGCAGGAGCCAAAATCATTCCAGTCCTTAACAGCTGCCTGGAATGCCTTGGTGAGCTGGAATGCTGCCAGCCAATGGCTGCCATCACTTCGTGCTTGCTCTCAGGGTTTCCCTAACACTTCAGATCCTCACTGGAtattcccagctcccacagaACTGAAACCCACACAGTGAGCAACTCCTTGATCTAGAAAGGCCAAGGTCTTTGTTCCTCCCTGGCAAATCCTtctgtgcagccctgctgtTGGGAGAGCCCAGGGATTATCCAAAGTGTAACTTACGCATTAAAAGGGCTTTTCAGGAGCAGAGGCTGGTCCTGGGGGATGGACTGTGGTGCTTCAGCCCCCAGATGGCATGCTGTGCCTCTTCTGGGTGCCACTGACTCCCAAAGGCTCTTTCTCCTTTGCCAACCCTGGCTCACAGTGACCTGTTGCTTTCCAGGAGCTCCTGTGCCCACCTTTGGGCAGAGCACACCTGTCCCAGGAGCCGTGGGCAATGGAAGCAGCACCATTTCCTTCAGGACACCCAGCACTCCTGCCTCGAGCTTCGGAGGAGTTGGCACTTCCTTTGGTAAGGAGGGAGTTGGTGCTCCAGCCTTGGGGAGCTCATGGGTCCTGGTGTCCCCgcgggctggggacagaggtAGGGCCAGGTGTGCTCTGGGAGATGGCTCAGGTGGTACCTGCTGGACTCTGGGGGATGCCAAGCCTTCCGTTCCTCCCAGGGTGAGGATCACGCTGATCCCAAAGCTACAGAGACCTGAGCAACCTTTCTGCTTCCAGGTTCATCCACCCCCACCTTCTCCATCGGGGCAGGATCCAAGATGGGCACTCGCCAACGGCTTCAGGCACGGAGGCAGCACACCCGCAAAAAGTaaccctggtgctgctgggctccGCTGGCCCACGTGTGGGGGGttctgggctggagctgcccctgtgGTGGGACCAGGCCTCATCCCCTGACACCCACCGGAGACCGTGCTGGGACGGGATAAACCAAACTCTTGTTACTTGAACAGTTCCAGAGCCAAGGCTGGACAAATCTCTGTACATATCCGCAATGTTCTTTTCCTCAATTTATTTTGCCATGTTTAATAATGTGTAAATTTCTCCCCATTTGCTTCTTCTAGCTGTTCCCgtgcccctccccagccctcagcCAGCCCCGTGGCTGTGTCCCACTCAGAGCCTGACTGGTGACGTGCTGGGGTTCTGAGCTGCTGTCAGACACCATCTTCACCAGGTCCCAAAATCTTTCCCATTGTTCATCCCATGGCCTGGTGAACACAGTTCCATCCCCACAACCAGGGCTGGTTCCAGCCTGGCGCTGTTTCGGTGCCACAGGTGACTGACATGGGTGTAGCTATAGGTGACACTCCTCACTGGGGCCTAATGTCCTGTT is a genomic window of Corvus hawaiiensis isolate bCorHaw1 chromosome 20, bCorHaw1.pri.cur, whole genome shotgun sequence containing:
- the POM121C gene encoding nuclear envelope pore membrane protein POM 121C is translated as MGVGRAGKLQIASEVLTALCPRRAPRCRPQAPRRRYPLPQTRPAVPLCLSAARWEGGSPRSAPWARRACPLRSPVTVRIAPPAVGIARSPALEQLISPPAFPATSSPDPCAKETVLNAIRESRKRAVEEEEEEDQTFGNDQESKRRRHDSSGSGQSAFEPLVANGAPASLIPKPGSLKRGLISHCPDDCSNKRSRTSSMSSLNNTYAGGIPSSIRNAIASSYSSSRGLAQLWKRSGVSVSPLSSPASSRPQTPEWPLKKAREEESLRSNASTPVKSDKELQTEKVVESPVWKKQNSLSPPSASGSSGKRKRKIPLLSSLRGDQLVLPPPPQLGYSITSEDLDAEKKAVLQWFNSVLEDKADAVPSTTAETVPVSKPLAFAVTSPGPMPASTAPAPDSSSLLDSLKKMQSSQAVSTASDSTGAVAASQPPPSAAQPPAPAVSLESSSLPAISADTKPMPVLSTPAPSAPPALAVQPPSSLAPPVFTELGQTPSKPPSFPKPSILFGMLNTPPASQPAVTVATATPTTATATLTASTAVPTTATAVPTPPTAMPTTTPIFKPIFGAVPKSESTAACTAVTSTTATVSASSGPASTSSTSSIFKPIFGSITAASSPAKVSPFAFKPVAQPASEPPTASTATLAGFTGLPNVIFTTAATTATTQSSSTDATIKPVFSFGLNPPASTGPAASVTLTTATSTSTTQPFLFGGLASSAPSTETSFATPGPVFQFGKAPPATVTATTSVPGGPAFGQVPSNSTVAATTVGFSIFGSTTLTSSAPATTAQAPLTFGSSVSAFGSSFSASAKPPPPYPSTGSQLTFSTGAADSQVPASKPAAGPISFTPQFSFGAPPAQSVAQPAFGSGAQPAFGTTSAQGSFGTSSTQAAFGTTTSVFSFGTATSTTSSFGSTTQTTSSSTGAAVFGTTPSPFTFGATTQSGPSTSAFGMGTPGLSSGSPAVAFSFGAGQSGAAPAAAPFGSSLPQSALGAQGQSTPFAFTMTSTPNSKPAFGGAPVPTFGQSTPVPGAVGNGSSTISFRTPSTPASSFGGVGTSFGSSTPTFSIGAGSKMGTRQRLQARRQHTRKK